In Bubalus bubalis isolate 160015118507 breed Murrah chromosome 3, NDDB_SH_1, whole genome shotgun sequence, a genomic segment contains:
- the LOC102394952 gene encoding myosin phosphatase Rho-interacting protein isoform X8, translating to MSAAKENPCRKFQANIFNKSKCQNCFKPRESHLLNDEDLTQAKPIYGGWLLLAPDGTDFDNPVHRSRKWQRRFFILYEHGLLRYALDEMPTTLPQGTINMNQCTDVVDGEGRTGQKFSLCILTPEKEHFIRAETKEIISGWLEMLTVYPRTNKQNQKKKRKVEPPTPQEPGPAKMAVTSSSSSIPSAEKVPTTKSTLWQEEMRAKDQPDGSSPSPAQSPSQGQPPAASTLREPGLEGRDARRTRGGSRPSTSLVPRLPEESTTSGDRVDCGRKVRVESGYFSLEKTKQDVKAEEQQLPPPLSPPSPGAPTNRRSQVIEKFEALDTEKAEHMETNLSTGPSASSDTRQGRSEKRAFPRKRDLPSEAPLPDASASPLSPHRRAKSLDRRSTESSLTPDLLNFKKGWLTKQYEDGQWKKHWFVLADQSLRFYRDSVAEEAADLDGEIDLSTCCDVTEYPVQRNYGFQIHTKEGAFTLSAMTSGIRRNWIQTIMKHVHPTSAPDVTSSLPQVKARSSSPSETRPLEKQDGELGEPDPEQRRSRARERRREGRSKTFDWAEFRPIQQALAQERAGGPRAEAEPGELERERARRREERRKRFGTPDVEGPSADDAALRMEVDRGMGPPTAAELRTQNVHVEIEQRWHQVETTPLREEKQVPIAPLHLSSEDGSDRLSTPELTSLLEKELEQSQKEASDLLEQNRLLQDQLRVALGREQSAREGYVLQTEVATSPSGTWQRLHRVNQDLHGELEAQCQRQELITRQIQALKRSYGEAKDAIRHHEAEIRSLQVRLGNAAAELALKEQALAKLQGELKLEKDKVREQLEEWQQSEAALSAQLRTSERKLQSAEALLLGRTQELRDLERQQALQRDRHKEVQQLQERIADLSQQLGASERAQRLMEEKLQRNYELLLGSCEREKQELLRSLAEAEDRARAFEGRLQEHEHRVEALQEEKLSPRSEGSEAVQRLEEQLEMKEASIQKLAEHVQSLRDERDLTQQRFQELLGRVTLSDGDVAALQEKLRGREADYQSLEHSFRRVAGQLQGAHTRLQEKEEELRRLQDAHEKALEREGRGLQQAVLGPSTLGSSVDEADGKLQAEGEIEQRVATESLEDAEDSLTCVGLQCQTAGMPLGLPCSGLEDVAPGEEELGDSSPSRDESTVPLRSEVSSKPDQGAPGIKRQRIRFSTIQCQKYTHPDGCEKTGASSVSSDTSQERSPSEESMSSEATPSSLPMPSDPDAYLSIIHSLETKLYVTEEKLKGVTARLESQQGQSQEALLVLHQQWASTEARLCEQLRASLLQVTALAAQLEQERQARAEVVESHVGELSDFQVKNSQALACLESCREQLQSLPGDAGAGPLAGLESLLVGAVQALRPQPASTGETGFLEEEKEPSQQLPHMLTLSEQEQLQLLSEQIALEAALIDQIADSLRNTTLDVSQVFLEISQSDRWRLESESAVVCPGAPADAWAKKVLVDGEFWSQVESLSRHLETLGGEAASALGGRQPGAQPAPAPALADATWVRAELSLAACSMRESLHRRLRSVQETLQGTQAALQQHKCMLQEVLGAYRTPAFERVMQQVSEALQLPLGTRDGDQVSWAGHPPVEAPSHQDPAGSLACPLSSQSSGVLAAIQEELALQLKDKATCERGFAAMEETHQKKIEDLQRQHQRELEKLREEKDRLLAEETAATISAIEAMKNAHREEMERELEKSQRSQISSVNADVEALRRQYLEELQSVQRELEVLSEQYSQKCLENAHLAQALEAERQALRQCQRENQELNAHNQELNNRLAAEISRLRTLLTGDAGGEAAGSPLTQGKDAYELEVLLRVKESEIQYLKQEISSLKDELQTALRDKKYASDKYKDIYTELSIVRAKADCDVSRLKEQLKAATEALGEKSPENPPVSGYDIMKSKSNPDFLKTDRSCVGRQLRGLRSKSLKEGLTVQDRLKLFESRDLERD from the exons GTGGCTGGAGATGCTCACAGTCTATCCCAGGACCAATAAGCAGAACCAGAAGAAGAAGCGGAAGGTGGAGCCCCCCACACCACAG GAGCCAGGGCCGGCCAAGATGGCtgtcaccagcagcagcagcagcatccccagTGCTGAGAAAGTCCCCACCACCAAGTCCACACTCTGGCAGGAAGAAATGAGGGCCAAGGACCAGCCAGATGGGAGCAGCCCGAGTCCAGCTCAGAGTCCCAGCCAGGGCCAGCCTCCTGCGGCCAGCACCCTGAGGGAGCCAGGGCTTGAGGGCAGAGATG CTCGTAGAACCAGAGGTGGCAGCAGGCCGAGCACGTCTCTTGTCCCTCGTCTTCCAGAGGAGAGCACCACAAGTGGTGACCGCGTGGACTGTGGCCGCAAAGTCCGGGTGGAGAGCGGCTACTTCTCCCTGGAGAAAACCAAGCAGGACGTGAAGGCCGAGGAGCAACAGCTGCCCCCACCGCTCTCCCCGCCCAGCCCGGGCGCCCCCACCAACAG GAGGTCCCAGGTAATAGAGAAGTTTGAGGCCCTGGACACAGAGAAGGCAGAGCACATGGAGACCAACTTGTCCACCGGGCCCTCAGCCTCAAGTGACACTCGACAAGGCCGCAGCGAGAAGAGGGCGTTCCCTAGGAAGCGG GACCTCCCCAGCGAAGCTCCTCTCCCAGACGCCTCGGCCTCCCCCCTGTCTCCACACCGAAGAGCCAAGTCACTGGACAGGAGGTCCACGGAGTCCTCCCTGACG CCCGACCTGCTGAATTTCAAAAAAGGCTGGCTGACCAAGCAGTATGAGGATGGCCAG TGGAAGAAGCACTGGTTTGTCCTTGCTGATCAAAGCCTGAGGTTCTACAGGGACTCGGTGGCTGAAGAG GCCGCCGACTTGGATGGGGAAATTGACTTGTCTACGTGCTGCGATGTCACAGAGTACCCAGTGCAGAGAAACTATGGCTTCCAGATCCAC ACAAAGGAAGGCGCCTTCACCCTCTCTGCCATGACATCCGGAATCCGGAGGAACTGGATCCAGACCATCATGAAGCATGTCCACCCGACCTCTGCCCCGGATGTGACGAG CTCGCTGCCGCAGGTGAAGGCCCGGAGCAGCTCCCCCTCAGAGACGAGGCCGCTGGAGAAGCAGGACGGGGAGCTTGGGGAGCCCGACCCTGAGCAGAGGAGGAGCCGTGCGCGTGAGCGCAGGCGCGAGGGCCGCTCCAAGACCTTCGACTGGGCCGAGTTCCGCCCTATCCAGCAGGCCTTGGCCCAGGAGAGGGCCGGTGGCCCTCGGGCCGAGGCGGAGCCCGGGGAGCTGGAGCGGGAGCGCGCACGTCGGCGGGAGGAGCGGCGCAAGCGCTTTGGGACGCCTGACGTGGAGGGGCCCAGTGCAGACGATGCGGCCCTGCGCATGGAGGTTGACCGGGGCATGGGGCCGCCTACAGCTGCGGAGCTCAGGACCCAAAATGTGCATGTGGAGATCGAGCAGCGCTGGCATCAGGTGGAGACCACCCCCCTccgggaggagaagcaggtgccCATCGCCCCCCTGCACCTGTCCTCTGAAGACGGCAGCGACCGACTCTCCACACCCGAGCTGACCTCGCTGCTGGAGAAGGAG TTGGAGCAGAGCCAGAAGGAGGCCTCAGACCTTCTGGAACAGAACCGACTGCTGCAGGACCAGCTGAGGGTGGCTCTGGGCCGGGAGCAGAGCGCCCGGGAGGGCTATGTGCTGCAG ACCGAAGTGGCCACCTCCCCGTCCGGCACCTGGCAGAGGCTCCACAGAGTCAACCAGGATCTGCACGGCGAGCTGGAGGCCCAGTGCCAGCGCCAGGAGCTCATCACACGGCAGATTCAGGCCCTGAAGCGCAGCTACGGGGAGGCCAAGGATGCGATCCGGCATCACGAGGCCGAGATTCGGAGCCTCCAGGTGCGGCTGGGCAACGCTGCCGCCGAGCTTGCCCTCAAGGAGCAGGCGCTGGCCAAGCTCCAGGGCGAGCTGAAGCTGGAGAAGGACAAGGTGCGCGAGCAGCTGGAGGAGTGGCAGCAGAGCGAGGCCGCGCTCAGCGCCCAGCTGCGCACCAGCGAGCGAAAGCTCCAGAGCGCAGAGGCCCTGCTGCTGGGGAGGACTCAGGAGCTGCGGGACCTGGAACGGCAGCAGGCGCTGCAGCGGGACCGGCACAAGGAGGTACAGCAGTTGCAGGAGCGCATCGCCGACCTCAGCCAGCAGCTGGGCGCCAGCGAGCGGGCCCAGAGGCTGATGGAGGAGAAACTGCAGAGGAACTATGAGCTGCTGCTGGGGAGCTGCGAGCGGGAGAAGCAGGAGCTACTGCGGAGCCTGGCGGAAGCAGAGGACAGGGCCCGCGCCTTCGAGGGGCGGCTGCAGGAGCACGAGCACCGGGTGGAGGCGCTGCAGGAGGAGAAGCTGAGCCCCAGGTCCGAGGGCAGCGAGGCGGTGCAGCGGCTGGAGGAGCAGCTGGAGATGAAGGAGGCCAGCATCCAGAAGCTTGCCGAGCATGTGCAGAGCCTGCGCGATGAGCGCGACCTGACGCAACAGCGCTTCCAAGAGCTGCTGGGCCGTGTCACCCTGTCCGATGGGGATGTAGCTGCGCTGCAGGAGAAGCTGAGGGGAAGGGAGGCTGACTACCAGAGCCTGGAGCACTCCTTCAGGAGGGTGGCCGGCCAGCTCCAGGGCGCGCACACGCGGCTccaagagaaggaggaggagctgcGGCGCCTGCAGGACGCACACGAGAAGGCGCTGgagagggaggggcggggcctgcagCAGGCTGTGCTGGGGCCATCCACCCTGGGGAGCAGCGTAGATGAGGCAGACGGGaagctccaggcagagggagagaTCGAACAGCGAGTGGCCACAGAGTCTTTGGAGGATGCCGAGGACAGCCTTACTTGTGTGGGCCTTCAGTGCCAGACTGCCGGCATGCCTCTGGGCCTGCCCTGCTCGGGGCTGGAGGACGTGGCCCCAGgagaggaggagctgggggacAGCAGCCCCAGCAGAGACGAGAGCACGGTGCCCCTGAGGTCGGAAGTGTCCTCAAAACCTGACCAGGGGGCACCTGGCATTAAGAGGCAAAGAATCCGATTCTCCACGATCCAGTGTCAGAAGTACACCCACCCTGACGGGTGCGAGAAGACCGGAGCCAGCAGTGTGTCCTCAGACACCAGTCAGGAGCGCTCACCCTCGGAGGAAAGTATGTCATCGGAGGCTACCCCCAGCTCACTCCCCATGCCCAGTGACCCGGACGCTTACCTGTCCATCATCCACTCCCTGGAGACCAAGCTCTACGTCACCGAGGAGAAGCTCAAAGGCGTGACAGCAAGGCTGGAGAGCCAGCAGGGCCAGAGCCAGGAAGCGCTGCTTGTGCTACACCAGCAGTGGGCTAGCACCGAGGCGCGGCTCTGCGAGCAGCTCCGAGCCAGCCTGCTCCAGGTCACCGCGCTGGCCGCCCAGCTGGAGCAGGAGAGACAGGCCAGGGCGGAGGTGGTCGAGAGCCATGTCGGGGAGCTCAGCGACTTCCAGGTGAAAAACAGCCAGGCCCTGGCTTGCCTGGAGAGCTGTCGAGAACAGCTGCAGTCCCTGCCAGGGGACGCAGGAGCGGGGCCCTTGGCTGGTCTGGAGAGCCTGCTTGTGGGTGCTGTCCAGGCCCTGCGTCCCCAGCCAGCTTCCACGGGGGAAacaggcttcttggaggaggagaaggagccatCCCAGCAGCTGCCACACATGCTGACGCTGAGCGAGCAGGAGCAGCTGCAGCTTCTCTCTGAGCAGATAGCTCTGGAAGCCGCCCTCATAGACCAGATTGCAGACTCGCTACGGAACACAACGTTGGACGTGTCGCAAGTCTTCCTGGAGATCTCTCAGTCAGATCGGTGGCGGCTGGAGTCTGAAAGTGCTGTGGTCTGTCCGGGGGCCCCAGCAGATGCCTGGGCCAAGAAGGTGCTGGTGGATGGAGAGTTCTGGAGCCAGGTCGAGTCCCTGAGCCGGCACCTGGAGACACTGGGCGGAGAGGCAGCCAGCGCCTTGGGAGGCAGGCAGCCGGGTGCccagccagccccagcccctgccctggctGACGCCACATGGGTCAGGGCTGAGCTCAGTCTCGCCGCGTGCTCGATGAGGGAGTCCCTGCACCGCAGGCTCCGGAGCGTCCAGGAGACCCTCCAGGGGACACAGGCGGCCCTGCAGCAGCACAAGTGCATGCTGCAGGAGGTCCTGGGGGCCTACCGGACCCCTGCCTTTGAGAGGGTGATGCAGCAGGTCTCGGAAGCCCTGCAGCTTCCACTGGGCACCAGAGACGGTGACCAGGTGTCCTGGGCCGGGCACCCGCCGGTAGAAGCACCAAGTCATCAGGACCCAGCCGGCTCCCTGGCTTGTCCCTTGTCCAGCCAGAGTTCTGGAGTCTTAGCTGCTATTCAGGAGGAGCTTGCCCTGCAGCTGAAAGATAAG GCCACGTGCGAGCGGGGGTTTGCAGCCATGGAAGAGACGCACCAGAAGAAGATCGAGGACCTGCAGAGGCAGCACCAGCGGGAGCTGGAGAAACTGCGAGAGGAGAAGGACCGCCTCCTGGCTGAGGAGACTGCAGCCACCATCTCAG CTATCGAAGCCATGAAGAACGCCCACCGTGAGGAGATGGAGCGGGAGCTGGAGAAGAGCCAGCGGTCCCAGATCAGCAGCGTCAACGCAGACGTCGAGGCCCTGCGGCGACAGTACCT GGAGGAGCTGCAGTCCGTGCAGCGTGAGCTGGAGGTCCTCTCAGAGCAGTACTCGCAGAAGTGCCTGGAGAACGCCCACCTGGCCCAGGCTCTGGAGGCCGAGCGGCAGGCCCTACGGCAGTGCCAGCGCGAGAACCAGGAGCTCAACGCCCACAACCAG GAGCTGAACAACCGCCTGGCTGCAGAAATCTCACGGCTACGGACACTGCTGACTGGGGACGCCGGTGGCGAGGCCGCTGGTTCGCCCCTCACACAGGGCAAGGACGCCTACGAGTTAGAG GTCTTGTTAAGGGTCAAGGAATCAGAAATTCAGTACCTGAAACAGGAGATCAGCTCCCTCAAGGACGAGTTACAGACAGCTTTGCGG GATAAGAAGTACGCCAGTGACAAGTACAAAGATATCTACACAGAACTCAGCATTGTGAGGGCGAAGGCCGACTGTGACGTCAGCAGGTTGAAGGAGCAGCTGAAAGCCGCCACGGAAGCACTGGGTGAGAAGTCCCCGGAGAACCCACCTGTGTCCGGATACG ACATCATGAAGTCCAAGAGCAACCCTGATTTCCtgaagacagacaggtcatgtgTCGGCCGGCAGCTCAGAGGCCTCAGGTCCAAG AGTCTGAAAGAAGGCCTGACGGTGCAAGATCGCCTGAAGCTCTTTGAGTCCCGGGACCTGGAGCGCGACTAG